Proteins from one Flavobacterium branchiarum genomic window:
- a CDS encoding HD domain-containing protein — protein sequence MNVINKLKIFNDPIYGFISIPNAFIYDLIEHSYFQRLRRISQMGLSYLVYPGANHTRFHHALGCMHLMQKAVETLRFKEVVISAEEENALYVAILLHDIGHGPFSHAMEKSIVEDVNHEAISLLFMNQLNVEFEGKLSLAIQIFKGDYHRKFMLQLISSQLDMDRMDYLKRDSFYSGVAEGNVNSGRLIQMMNVVDDVLVIEEKGIYSVEKFLLSRRLMYWQAYLHKTSLVAELILTKVLKRAKELTLKGIHLPCSEPLLFFMQNKITLETFTPETLDLFAQLDDFDIIGALKSWQKNDDFILSTLSKMIVNRDLLKIKLTSEKVSLEELQVLKEKFATQNNISAMDASYFIYRGKIKNQAYSKEAEPIRILKKDKTIEDVVEASDQLNLKSLSKLVTKYYICYPKQLA from the coding sequence GTGAATGTTATTAATAAGCTAAAAATTTTCAATGATCCCATTTATGGTTTCATTTCCATTCCAAATGCTTTTATATATGATTTAATTGAGCACTCCTATTTTCAGCGTTTACGCCGAATATCTCAAATGGGTTTGTCTTATTTGGTATATCCTGGAGCAAATCACACCCGTTTTCACCATGCATTAGGCTGTATGCATTTAATGCAAAAAGCAGTTGAAACATTGCGCTTTAAAGAGGTTGTAATTTCAGCAGAAGAAGAGAATGCACTATATGTAGCTATTCTACTACATGACATCGGTCATGGTCCATTTTCGCATGCAATGGAGAAAAGTATTGTTGAGGATGTAAATCACGAGGCTATCTCTTTATTATTTATGAATCAATTAAATGTTGAATTCGAAGGCAAATTAAGCTTAGCAATTCAAATATTTAAAGGAGATTACCATAGAAAATTCATGTTGCAATTGATTTCTAGTCAATTAGACATGGATCGAATGGATTACCTTAAACGTGATAGTTTTTACAGTGGTGTAGCCGAAGGAAATGTAAATTCAGGACGATTAATTCAAATGATGAACGTTGTAGATGATGTTCTTGTTATTGAAGAGAAAGGAATTTACTCTGTCGAAAAGTTTTTACTTTCTCGAAGATTGATGTATTGGCAAGCCTATTTACATAAAACTAGTCTTGTAGCAGAACTTATTTTAACGAAAGTATTAAAAAGAGCCAAAGAATTAACTTTAAAAGGAATTCACCTTCCTTGTAGCGAACCTTTGTTATTTTTTATGCAAAACAAGATTACCTTAGAAACATTTACTCCAGAAACATTGGATTTATTTGCTCAATTGGATGATTTCGATATAATAGGTGCTCTAAAATCTTGGCAAAAAAATGACGACTTTATACTTTCAACTTTAAGTAAGATGATAGTAAACAGAGACTTACTAAAAATAAAACTAACAAGCGAAAAAGTTTCTTTGGAAGAATTGCAAGTTTTAAAAGAAAAATTTGCTACTCAAAATAATATCTCTGCAATGGATGCTAGTTATTTTATATATAGAGGAAAAATAAAAAATCAGGCTTATAGCAAAGAAGCCGAACCTATACGAATATTAAAAAAAGATAAGACAATTGAGGACGTTGTAGAAGCCTCAGACCAGCTGAATTTGAAATCGTTATCTAAATTGGTAACGAAGTATTACATCTGCTACCCAAAACAACTGGCCTAA
- the lpxD gene encoding UDP-3-O-(3-hydroxymyristoyl)glucosamine N-acyltransferase encodes MKFTAEQIAEILGGEVVGNPNAEVSRLSKIEEGTEGSLTFLANPKYINHIYSTKASVTIVNDTFVPETEISTTLIKVDDAYASFSKLLEFYNQVKLNKNGIEPQSFLSESVKYGENLYLGSFSYVGQNVVLGNDVKIYPNSFIGDNVVIGNNVHIFAGAKIYSETIIGNNCTIHSGTIIGADGFGFVPNEEGIYSKVPQIGNVIIEDNVDIGANTTIDRATLGSTIIRKGVKLDNQIQIAHNVEIGENTVIAAQSGVAGSTKIGKNAMIGGQVGIAGHLTIGNNVRLQAQSGVARNIKDDEILQGTPSLGYSDFNKSYVHFKNLPKIVAELEELKKQILNQKNGNNG; translated from the coding sequence ATGAAATTTACAGCAGAACAAATAGCAGAAATTTTAGGAGGAGAGGTTGTTGGGAATCCCAATGCAGAAGTTTCTCGCTTATCTAAAATTGAAGAAGGTACTGAAGGATCTCTTACTTTCTTAGCTAACCCTAAATATATCAATCATATATATTCGACAAAAGCATCAGTAACAATTGTTAATGATACTTTTGTACCCGAAACAGAAATTAGCACAACATTAATTAAAGTTGACGATGCTTATGCGTCGTTTTCTAAATTATTAGAGTTTTATAATCAAGTAAAATTGAATAAAAACGGAATTGAGCCACAGTCTTTCTTATCTGAAAGTGTTAAATATGGAGAAAATCTTTATTTAGGTAGCTTTAGTTATGTTGGGCAAAATGTTGTTTTAGGTAACGATGTCAAAATTTATCCTAACTCTTTTATCGGAGACAATGTTGTTATTGGCAATAATGTACATATTTTTGCAGGCGCTAAAATTTATTCCGAAACGATAATTGGAAATAATTGTACAATTCATTCGGGAACAATTATTGGTGCTGACGGATTTGGTTTTGTACCAAACGAAGAAGGTATTTATAGTAAAGTTCCTCAAATTGGGAATGTAATTATTGAGGATAACGTTGATATTGGAGCAAATACAACAATAGACAGAGCTACTTTAGGATCAACAATTATCCGAAAAGGAGTAAAGCTAGACAATCAAATACAAATTGCCCACAATGTAGAAATTGGTGAAAACACCGTAATTGCTGCTCAGTCAGGAGTTGCTGGTTCTACAAAAATTGGTAAAAATGCTATGATTGGTGGACAAGTGGGTATAGCAGGACATCTAACTATTGGAAACAATGTTAGATTACAAGCTCAATCTGGCGTTGCCAGAAACATAAAGGACGACGAAATTTTACAAGGAACGCCTTCACTTGGATATAGTGATTTCAATAAATCATATGTTCATTTTAAGAATTTGCCTAAAATCGTTGCTGAATTAGAAGAATTAAAAAAACAAATATTAAACCAAAAAAATGGAAATAATGGTTAA
- a CDS encoding efflux RND transporter permease subunit has product MLKTFIERPVLSTVISILITILGVLGLMSLPVEQYPEIAPPTVQVTATYTGANAETVLNSVVIPLEEEINGVEGMTYMTSSAANDGSAKISVYFELGVDPDIAAVNVQNRVSRATSKLPQAVVQTGVTTLKSQTSALMFFALYSNNKDFDETYIQNYAKINLVPKLQRVKGVGQINVFGAKDYSMRIWINPEKMAAYNISPANIQAALQEQNVEAAPGKFGENADGIYEYVIKYKGRLSEIKDYEDIVIKATGNGNFVHLKDVATVELGAFNYGNKNIAMGKQGVAVGVFQTSGSNAQDIITEVMTILDDAKPDFPKGVDYVIPYNTKTFLDASIEKVISTLIEAFILVFIVVFLFLQDFRSTLIPAIAVPVAIVGTFFFLQVFGFSINMLTLFAMILAIGIVVDDAIVVVEAVHAKLDEGAKSGKEATVSAMNEITGAIISITLVMSAVFIPVSFLSGPSGVFYQQFAITLAIAILISAVNALTLSPALCALFLKPHENSEHHKKNFKDRFFIAFNTSFDRMNNKYVKSLGFLARKKWVAISGLLVFTAITIFLFQTTPSGFIPNEDRGIIMADLTLPPGTTIEKTQKAVNELDSILASMDIVEARMSVVGFSLLNSVNGGSYAFTVIKLKDWQYRKEANQSVDAVVGELFGRTAHFKDAKALFFTPPSVQGFGSADGFELKIQDKGDDDWTTVSKVSNEFLGELMKRPEIQYAVTNFNPTFPQYQMDINVEKAKNAGVSVSEIFNTMQGYYGGLYTTDFNKFGKQYRVMIQAKPSDRANLESINTIYVKNAAGQQVAINQFVDFKRIYGPEAVARFNMLKAVNVNGKAKPGYSSGDAIKAIQEVAAEHLPKTYTYEFSGMTREEILAGSQAAGVFLLSLIFVYFLLSAQYESYLVPLSVLLSLPVGIAGAIGFVKLAGLENNIYFQVALIMLIGLLAKNAILIVEFAIQRRRHGMDLTQAAIDGAKARLRPILMTSLAFIFGLLPLALASGVGAVGNRSIGMGAVGGMLIGTIFGVFVIPILFIIFQSLQERISGKPFTEEQSDVTLLDEENEK; this is encoded by the coding sequence ATGTTAAAAACGTTTATAGAAAGACCAGTTCTCTCGACGGTTATATCTATCTTAATCACCATACTTGGGGTTTTAGGATTGATGTCGCTACCTGTAGAACAATACCCCGAAATTGCACCTCCAACTGTTCAGGTAACTGCAACATATACTGGAGCAAATGCTGAAACAGTATTAAATAGTGTCGTAATTCCTCTAGAAGAAGAGATTAATGGTGTGGAAGGAATGACATACATGACTTCTTCTGCTGCGAATGATGGATCTGCAAAAATATCTGTTTATTTTGAATTAGGAGTTGACCCAGATATTGCTGCGGTAAACGTTCAAAATAGAGTTTCTCGTGCTACTAGTAAATTACCACAAGCAGTTGTGCAAACTGGAGTTACTACACTGAAAAGTCAAACGAGTGCTTTGATGTTCTTTGCTTTGTATTCGAACAATAAAGATTTCGATGAAACTTATATTCAGAATTATGCCAAGATTAACCTTGTACCAAAATTGCAACGTGTTAAAGGTGTTGGACAGATAAATGTTTTTGGAGCCAAAGATTATTCAATGAGAATTTGGATCAATCCAGAAAAAATGGCTGCCTACAATATATCACCTGCAAATATTCAAGCAGCATTACAAGAGCAAAATGTAGAAGCCGCTCCAGGTAAATTTGGAGAAAATGCGGATGGTATTTATGAATATGTAATTAAATATAAAGGACGTCTTTCAGAAATTAAAGACTATGAAGATATTGTAATCAAAGCTACTGGTAACGGAAATTTTGTTCATTTAAAAGACGTTGCAACTGTAGAATTGGGCGCTTTTAATTATGGTAATAAGAATATCGCAATGGGTAAACAAGGTGTTGCCGTTGGGGTTTTTCAAACTTCAGGTTCGAATGCACAAGATATTATTACTGAAGTTATGACTATTCTGGATGATGCTAAACCTGATTTTCCTAAAGGTGTAGATTATGTTATTCCATATAACACAAAAACGTTCCTTGATGCATCTATAGAAAAAGTAATTTCAACTTTGATTGAAGCTTTTATATTAGTATTTATAGTAGTGTTTTTATTCTTACAGGATTTCCGTTCTACATTAATTCCTGCGATAGCGGTTCCTGTAGCAATTGTGGGTACATTTTTCTTCCTGCAAGTATTTGGATTCTCTATCAATATGTTAACATTGTTTGCAATGATTTTAGCAATTGGTATTGTGGTCGATGATGCGATTGTCGTCGTCGAGGCTGTACATGCCAAGTTAGATGAAGGAGCTAAATCTGGAAAAGAAGCTACTGTTTCTGCAATGAACGAAATTACAGGAGCGATTATTTCTATCACATTAGTAATGTCGGCGGTATTTATACCTGTATCTTTCCTAAGCGGACCATCAGGAGTATTCTACCAACAGTTTGCAATTACATTGGCGATTGCGATTTTAATTTCGGCCGTAAATGCATTGACTTTAAGTCCAGCTTTATGTGCCTTGTTTTTGAAACCTCATGAAAATTCAGAACACCATAAGAAAAACTTTAAAGATAGATTCTTTATTGCTTTCAATACTAGTTTTGACAGAATGAATAATAAATATGTTAAGTCTCTAGGATTCTTAGCAAGAAAAAAATGGGTAGCAATATCTGGATTATTAGTTTTTACAGCTATTACTATTTTCTTATTTCAAACTACACCATCTGGATTTATTCCTAATGAGGATAGAGGAATTATCATGGCAGATTTAACGCTTCCTCCAGGAACAACAATTGAGAAAACTCAAAAGGCTGTTAATGAATTGGATTCGATTTTAGCCTCAATGGATATCGTTGAAGCAAGAATGAGTGTTGTTGGTTTTAGTTTATTAAACAGTGTAAATGGAGGTTCATACGCATTTACAGTAATTAAATTAAAAGACTGGCAATATCGTAAAGAAGCCAATCAATCTGTAGACGCAGTTGTTGGTGAACTATTCGGAAGAACAGCTCATTTTAAAGATGCCAAAGCATTATTCTTTACACCTCCAAGTGTACAGGGTTTTGGATCTGCGGATGGATTTGAATTAAAAATTCAAGATAAAGGAGATGATGATTGGACGACTGTAAGTAAAGTAAGTAACGAGTTCTTGGGAGAATTAATGAAAAGACCTGAGATTCAATATGCAGTTACAAACTTTAATCCAACTTTCCCGCAATATCAAATGGACATTAATGTAGAAAAAGCTAAAAATGCTGGGGTTTCTGTTTCAGAAATTTTCAACACTATGCAAGGATACTATGGTGGATTGTATACTACGGATTTTAATAAATTTGGTAAACAATACCGTGTAATGATTCAGGCAAAACCGTCTGATAGAGCAAATTTAGAGTCGATTAATACTATTTATGTTAAGAATGCTGCTGGTCAGCAAGTAGCTATAAACCAGTTTGTTGATTTTAAAAGAATTTACGGACCAGAGGCTGTTGCACGTTTCAATATGTTAAAAGCTGTAAATGTAAATGGTAAAGCTAAACCAGGTTATAGTTCGGGAGATGCAATTAAAGCTATTCAAGAAGTAGCAGCAGAGCATTTACCTAAAACATATACTTATGAATTCTCAGGAATGACACGTGAAGAAATTCTTGCAGGTAGTCAAGCTGCTGGAGTATTCTTGTTGAGTTTAATATTTGTTTATTTCTTATTAAGTGCTCAATACGAAAGTTATTTAGTTCCGTTATCGGTATTACTTTCATTACCTGTAGGTATTGCTGGAGCTATTGGATTTGTGAAATTAGCTGGATTAGAAAATAACATTTATTTCCAGGTAGCCCTGATAATGCTTATAGGACTACTGGCCAAGAATGCCATTCTGATAGTTGAGTTTGCCATACAAAGGCGACGACACGGAATGGATTTAACACAGGCAGCGATAGATGGAGCAAAAGCACGTTTGCGTCCTATCTTAATGACCTCTCTTGCTTTTATCTTTGGTTTATTGCCTTTGGCTTTAGCATCAGGAGTTGGAGCTGTAGGTAACCGTTCAATCGGTATGGGAGCTGTTGGTGGAATGTTAATAGGAACAATCTTTGGGGTATTTGTAATTCCAATTTTGTTTATTATTTTCCAAAGCTTACAAGAAAGAATCTCTGGAAAACCATTCACTGAGGAACAATCAGATGTTACACTTTTAGACGAAGAAAATGAAAAATAA
- the lpxA gene encoding acyl-ACP--UDP-N-acetylglucosamine O-acyltransferase, with amino-acid sequence MNQPLAYVHPGAKIAKNVVIEPFTTIHNNVVIGDGTWIGSNVTIMEGARIGKNCNIFPGAVISAVPQDLKFGGEDSLAIIGDNCTIRECVTINRGTVASGQTILGNNCLIMAYAHIAHDCEIGNNAIIVNGVALAGHVVVGNHAVIGGLAAIHQFIHIGDHAMISGGSLVRKDVPPYTKAAKEPLSYVGINSVGLRRRGFSTDKIREIQEIYRILYQKNYNTTQALSIIEGEMEATPERDEILDFIRNSSRGIMKGYSGNY; translated from the coding sequence ATGAATCAACCGTTAGCTTATGTTCATCCTGGCGCTAAAATCGCTAAAAACGTTGTAATTGAGCCCTTTACAACAATTCACAATAATGTAGTTATTGGTGATGGCACTTGGATTGGTTCAAATGTAACCATAATGGAAGGCGCACGAATAGGAAAAAATTGTAATATTTTTCCAGGTGCAGTTATTTCTGCAGTTCCTCAAGACTTAAAATTTGGAGGAGAAGATTCTCTAGCAATTATAGGAGATAATTGTACAATTAGAGAATGTGTTACAATTAATCGTGGTACAGTTGCTTCTGGACAAACAATCCTTGGTAACAATTGCTTAATTATGGCTTACGCTCATATTGCTCACGATTGCGAGATTGGTAATAATGCAATTATTGTAAATGGTGTTGCTTTAGCAGGACACGTTGTAGTAGGAAATCATGCCGTAATTGGAGGTTTAGCAGCAATTCACCAATTTATTCATATCGGAGATCATGCAATGATATCTGGAGGTTCTTTGGTAAGAAAAGATGTTCCCCCATATACCAAAGCAGCAAAAGAACCATTATCATACGTAGGAATTAATTCGGTAGGTTTAAGAAGAAGAGGTTTTAGCACTGATAAAATCAGAGAAATTCAAGAAATCTATAGAATTTTATACCAAAAAAATTACAATACAACCCAAGCACTTAGCATAATTGAAGGCGAAATGGAGGCGACTCCAGAAAGAGATGAGATCTTAGATTTTATCAGAAATTCATCACGTGGAATTATGAAAGGGTATTCAGGAAATTACTAG
- the efp gene encoding elongation factor P: MASTSDIRNGLCIKYNHDIYKIIEFLHVKPGKGPAFVRTKLRSLTTGKVLDNTFSAGHKIEDVRVETQTFQFLYAEGDDFHFMNNETFEQISLNKSILDAPGLLKEGTNVMVQINTETDLPLSVDMPASVILEVTYAEPGIKGNTATNATKSATVETGATVNVPLFINEGDKIKVDTASGSYMERVKE; this comes from the coding sequence ATGGCATCAACATCAGACATAAGAAACGGACTTTGTATCAAATACAATCACGATATTTATAAAATCATCGAATTTCTTCACGTAAAACCAGGTAAAGGTCCTGCTTTCGTTAGAACAAAATTAAGAAGCTTAACAACAGGAAAAGTACTTGATAATACATTTTCTGCAGGTCATAAAATCGAAGATGTTCGTGTTGAAACACAAACGTTCCAGTTTTTATATGCTGAAGGTGATGATTTTCACTTTATGAATAATGAAACATTCGAACAAATTTCTTTGAATAAATCAATTTTGGATGCTCCAGGATTATTAAAAGAAGGAACTAATGTAATGGTTCAAATTAACACTGAAACAGATTTACCTTTATCAGTAGATATGCCAGCTTCAGTAATCCTAGAAGTAACTTATGCTGAGCCAGGAATTAAAGGAAATACGGCTACAAACGCAACTAAATCAGCAACTGTTGAAACTGGTGCTACAGTAAACGTTCCTTTATTCATTAACGAAGGTGATAAAATAAAAGTTGATACTGCTTCTGGTTCTTACATGGAGCGTGTAAAAGAGTAG
- a CDS encoding bifunctional UDP-3-O-[3-hydroxymyristoyl] N-acetylglucosamine deacetylase/3-hydroxyacyl-ACP dehydratase has protein sequence MVKQKTIKEEISLTGVGLHTGKEVTMTFKPAPINNGFTFVRVDLQGHPIIEADANYVVNTQRGTNLEKLGVKIQTPEHVLAALVGCDLDNVIIELNASELPIMDGSSKYFVEAIEKAQIEEQDAKRNVYVVKEVISFTDEATGSEILVMPSDDYQVTTMVDFGTKVLGTQNATLKSIADFKAEISNSRTFSFLHELESLLEHGLIKGGDLNNAIVYVDKEISDSTMENLKKAFGKDKITVKPNGILDNLTLHYPNEAARHKLLDVIGDLALIGVRIQGKIIANKPGHFVNTQFAKKLAKIIKIEQRNHVPVYDLNQEPLMDIHKIMSVLPHRPPFLLIDRIIEMSSNHVVGLKNVTMNENFFVGHFPEAPVMPGVLIVEAMAQTGGILVLSTVPDPENYLTYFMKIDNVKFKHKVLPGDTLIFKCELISPIRRGICHMQANAYANGKLVTEAELMAQIARKQ, from the coding sequence ATGGTTAAACAGAAGACCATCAAAGAGGAAATCTCACTAACAGGAGTTGGACTACACACTGGGAAAGAAGTAACAATGACTTTTAAACCTGCTCCAATAAATAATGGATTTACTTTTGTGAGAGTTGATTTGCAAGGTCACCCAATTATTGAGGCTGATGCTAATTATGTAGTAAATACTCAAAGAGGTACAAATTTAGAAAAATTAGGTGTTAAAATTCAAACTCCAGAGCACGTTTTAGCTGCATTGGTTGGTTGTGATTTAGACAACGTTATAATCGAATTAAACGCATCAGAACTTCCGATAATGGATGGTTCATCAAAATATTTTGTTGAAGCAATTGAAAAAGCTCAAATAGAAGAACAAGATGCAAAACGTAATGTATATGTTGTAAAAGAAGTTATTTCTTTTACAGATGAAGCTACAGGAAGTGAAATTCTTGTAATGCCAAGCGACGATTACCAAGTAACAACAATGGTTGATTTTGGCACTAAAGTTTTAGGTACTCAAAACGCAACATTAAAAAGTATTGCTGACTTTAAAGCAGAAATCTCTAATTCAAGAACATTTAGTTTCTTACATGAATTAGAATCTCTTTTAGAGCACGGATTAATCAAAGGTGGTGATTTAAACAACGCAATTGTATATGTCGATAAAGAAATATCTGACTCTACAATGGAGAATTTAAAGAAAGCTTTTGGTAAAGATAAAATAACTGTTAAGCCAAACGGTATTTTAGATAACCTTACATTGCATTACCCAAATGAAGCTGCAAGACATAAATTGCTAGACGTAATTGGAGATTTAGCTTTAATTGGAGTAAGAATCCAAGGAAAAATTATCGCTAATAAACCAGGTCACTTTGTAAATACTCAGTTTGCTAAAAAATTAGCAAAAATCATAAAAATTGAGCAAAGAAATCACGTACCTGTTTATGATTTGAATCAAGAGCCATTGATGGATATTCATAAAATCATGTCGGTTTTACCTCATAGACCTCCATTTTTATTGATTGATAGAATTATCGAAATGTCTTCTAATCATGTTGTAGGATTGAAAAATGTTACCATGAATGAGAACTTTTTCGTAGGACATTTTCCTGAAGCTCCAGTTATGCCGGGTGTTTTAATTGTAGAAGCAATGGCACAAACAGGAGGAATCTTAGTATTGAGTACAGTTCCAGATCCAGAGAATTACTTGACTTATTTTATGAAAATAGACAATGTTAAGTTCAAACACAAAGTATTACCTGGAGATACTTTAATATTTAAATGTGAATTAATTTCTCCAATAAGAAGAGGAATTTGTCACATGCAAGCAAATGCTTATGCGAATGGTAAATTAGTTACCGAAGCAGAGCTAATGGCGCAAATTGCAAGAAAACAATAA
- a CDS encoding GbsR/MarR family transcriptional regulator yields the protein MDNNTQKEKEELIELFGIHFESVYHLPPLGSRILGLLIVEACKEGLTFEQIVEKVGASKSSVSTNLNFLLKMGKIDYYTLHGDRKKYFRPFPFSERFANYLKIIEIEKKIIDKMITYREKTMNSPEEIISLEHAKSYKSHVIKVEELLHETITEFVEIEKNNNQ from the coding sequence ATGGATAATAATACACAAAAAGAAAAAGAAGAGCTTATTGAGTTATTCGGTATTCATTTCGAATCTGTGTATCATCTACCACCACTTGGTTCAAGAATTTTAGGATTGTTAATAGTTGAAGCTTGTAAAGAAGGTTTAACATTTGAACAAATAGTTGAGAAAGTTGGAGCAAGTAAAAGTTCAGTATCAACAAACTTGAATTTCCTCTTAAAAATGGGTAAGATTGACTATTATACATTACATGGTGATAGGAAGAAATACTTTAGACCATTCCCTTTTAGTGAACGATTTGCTAATTATTTGAAAATAATAGAGATCGAAAAGAAAATAATTGATAAAATGATTACTTACAGAGAGAAAACTATGAATAGTCCTGAGGAAATAATTAGTCTAGAACATGCAAAATCCTATAAAAGCCATGTTATTAAAGTCGAAGAGTTACTGCACGAAACTATTACAGAATTCGTAGAAATAGAAAAAAATAATAATCAATAA
- a CDS encoding efflux RND transporter periplasmic adaptor subunit: MKNISFSLIAIMLVFASCKKKEEQAPPQGPAPFPVRTISVQDAVVYQEYSANLEGQHNVEIRPKVNGYIQKIYVDEGQVVKKGQLLFKLETQTLNQDASAAKAAVQAAQVEVDRLKPLVDRKIISIVQLETAKAKLAQAKSNYGSIAANIGYGTIVSPVSGVIGGLPFREGSLVSATSEVPLTTVSDTKIVRAYFSMNEKQLLLFNKTFKGATTAEKLKAAPPVSLILVDNTEYDQKGKITAMNGLVDPATGNTKFRADFNNPQGILRSGSTGIIRLPIEQKNVMLVPQNAIFEVQGKQTLYVVEKGNKVKSAIVETNGTSGLDFIVTGGLKDGDVVVVEGASKLKDDMEITPQPVKDPAVETTETKNTSAKK; this comes from the coding sequence ATGAAGAATATTTCATTCTCCCTAATAGCTATAATGCTGGTTTTTGCTTCATGTAAAAAAAAGGAAGAACAAGCTCCACCACAAGGTCCAGCTCCGTTCCCAGTTAGAACAATTTCAGTGCAAGATGCTGTAGTATATCAAGAGTATAGTGCAAATCTAGAAGGACAGCATAATGTTGAAATTCGCCCAAAAGTGAATGGGTATATTCAAAAAATTTATGTTGATGAAGGTCAAGTTGTAAAAAAAGGACAATTACTTTTTAAACTTGAAACTCAAACTTTAAATCAAGATGCATCTGCTGCTAAAGCTGCTGTTCAAGCTGCTCAAGTAGAAGTTGATAGATTAAAACCACTAGTAGATAGAAAAATTATTAGCATTGTTCAATTAGAAACTGCCAAAGCTAAACTAGCACAAGCAAAAAGCAATTATGGTAGCATTGCCGCGAATATTGGATATGGTACAATAGTTTCTCCTGTAAGTGGAGTAATTGGAGGCCTACCTTTTAGAGAAGGAAGCTTAGTAAGCGCTACTAGCGAAGTGCCTTTGACAACAGTTTCTGATACTAAAATTGTTCGTGCTTATTTCTCAATGAATGAAAAACAATTGTTATTGTTTAATAAAACATTTAAAGGAGCAACTACAGCTGAAAAATTGAAAGCAGCACCACCAGTTTCATTGATTTTAGTAGATAATACTGAATATGATCAAAAAGGTAAAATTACTGCAATGAATGGTTTAGTAGATCCTGCTACTGGAAATACAAAATTTAGAGCTGATTTTAATAACCCTCAAGGTATTTTAAGAAGTGGTAGTACTGGAATTATCCGCTTACCTATTGAACAAAAAAATGTAATGTTGGTTCCTCAAAATGCAATTTTCGAAGTGCAAGGAAAACAAACACTTTATGTTGTTGAAAAAGGTAATAAAGTAAAATCTGCAATTGTTGAAACAAACGGAACATCAGGTTTAGATTTTATCGTTACAGGTGGTCTTAAAGATGGAGATGTTGTAGTTGTAGAAGGTGCATCTAAGTTAAAAGATGATATGGAAATTACACCACAACCTGTTAAGGATCCAGCTGTTGAAACAACAGAAACAAAAAATACTTCAGCTAAAAAATAA